The following coding sequences are from one Triticum aestivum cultivar Chinese Spring chromosome 5A, IWGSC CS RefSeq v2.1, whole genome shotgun sequence window:
- the LOC123106362 gene encoding thaumatin-like protein, translating to MAGSASATPVLLVVVVAALAAGASATSTLTPLSITNRCSFTVWPAVASAGLGTELHPGANWTVDASAIHYTADIWGRTGCSFDAAGRGRCQTADCGSGLRCRSTDPAAPATKAQVAISEGFYHYGITLDKGFNLPMDLTCSSGDALRCREDGCHDAFPYVKYNDHSCTAAGSRL from the coding sequence ATGGCCGGAAGCGCGAGCGCCACTCCGGTCCTCCTCGTCGTCGTGGTCGCGGCCCTCGCCGCGGGGGCCAGCGCGACATCGACGCTGACGCCGCTCAGCATCACCAACCGGTGCTCCTTCACGGTGTGGCCGGCGGTGGCCTCCGCAGGCCTCGGTACCGAGCTCCATCCGGGAGCCAACTGGACCGTGGACGCGTCGGCGATCCACTACACCGCGGACATATGGGGGCGCACGGGCTGCTCCTTCGACGCGGCAGGCAGGGGGCGGTGCCAGACGGCGGACTGCGGCAGCGGGCTGCGGTGCCGGAGCACCGACCCTGCGGCGCCGGCGACCAAGGCCCAGGTCGCCATCTCCGAGGGCTTCTACCACTACGGCATCACATTGGACAAGGGGTTCAACCTGCCCATGGATCTCACGTGCAGCTCCGGCGACGCGCTCCGGTGCCGGGAGGACGGGTGCCACGACGCGTTCCCGTACGTGAAGTACAACGACCACTCATGCACCGCCGCCGGCAGCCGGCTCTAG